The Kluyveromyces marxianus DMKU3-1042 DNA, complete genome, chromosome 7 DNA segment TGGGAAGAATACGACAAGCCAGTTCCCTCCTCGGAACCAATAATTGTACAGTACGGAATCAGGAGGTACATAATAGCACCACTATTCTCATCGGCTTCAAACAGTCCAAATAACGTCCACAAATTTGAAAGATTCTTACATCAAAATTTCGTATCTGTCGCTACTTGCATTGCTCCAGTTGATTTCACGCAATCTCCAGCAATTTTCTTTAAGACCTCTCCCACCGATCCAAAAGGTATAGAACTGGTGGGCCATGGTAGCTTCTTGAGCGCTGATCATACTCGTATTTTAGCAAAGAGAATCATCTTGACTGGCCATCCATTTAAGTTCCACAAGAAACTTGTTACTATCCGTTACATGTTTTTCAGACCAGAGGATGTCGAATGGTTCAAGTCAATCCCTCTATTCACAAAATCTGGAAGATCAGgattcatcaaagaaagTTTGGGTACACATGGTTATTTCAAAGCTACTTTCGACGGCAGACTCACTGCACAAGATACAGTTGCAATGTCCTTATATAAGCGTGTATGGCCTAAAACTTCCCTACCTTGGACTGACAAAATAAACTAAgtatattaatatttaAGCATATCCACAATTTAGTTATGAATGGTATTCAAACCAACCATCTGAGGCTTGCAGATATCGTTATTACTTTTTCTTACATCTTATACGGTAAGAAATATTGAAAGTAAGAAAGCATTATTCTGCTTAATTATTAATATGAATTTACATATAAAAAATACTTCATTTCTAGAGGAGAAGCGAAACTTTGCTAACGGAATGTAATGTTTTTAGTCAAATAAGATACAGCATACCATTCAGCAGCAAGAAGCCTTGCAGTAATCGAAATAATAACTATGAGCGACACCGTAATGTTTACATGCAACTCTTGCATGATCCAATTTCAATCAAGTGATTTACAACGTCATCACATGAAGACGGAATGGCATCGTTAtaacttgaaaagaagggtTGCAGAGTTACCTCCAATTAGTGCTAGCTTATTCGCCGAAAAGTTACAGCTATCCAGACGTGAACAAGAGCGCAATCAAATCGATGAATTCGGATTCCCTTTATTGAAACCTGTCATTAATAGCAGTGGttataagaagaagggaagaAGGCTTGGCAGAAGTAAACTGAATACTCTTGACGATCCATATCTTCAAAATAGGTCACAATCCCCTGCGTCTTCCATTACTTCTCGTGTGTCAAGAGCTACTTTTAGAAGCACTGACTTAGAAGAGGACGATTTTTTGCTGGAGCATGGTTTCACGACTGAAGATACTGCGTCTCATTACTCTGATTCAGATTACACTTCAGATAGTGAAACAGAAAGCATCCATACAGATCCAGAATCTTTCAATCCTAAAGAGTGCATCTACTGTGGCAAGATATCTAGGGAACTCGAAATGAATGTCAAGCATATGTTCAGTAAGCATGGCCTTTATATTCCAGAACGCTCATATTTAGTAGATTTGGAAGGTCTACTCAAATATCTTGCTGATATCATAATACAGAATAATGAATGCTTATGTTGCAGTTACCAGGGTTCCTCTATCGAAAGTATAAGAGCTCACATGGATGCTAAGCGCCATTGTATGCTACCGTATGAATCAAAGGCGGAAAGAGCCCTTGTGGCCCAATTCTATGATTTTTCCTCCTTAGAAAATGCAGAACCTGCTACATCGGAAAATGTGGAAGACATTATTTCAGATTCTGAAGAATCTAAAAGTAATGACAGAGATGATTCTATCAACTCCAATTATGCCTTAGTTCGTGTTGATGACTCGGGAGTAGAGTTGCAGTTAGACAATGGTATAAAGGTTGGTCATAGATCCATGCGTAGATACTACAGACAAAACACTCCTCTTGGAAATGATATTCCAGATGATAGAAAAACAGTTGTCGCAGCAGACAGACGTGTGTCCTCTCTTCTAGCTTCTAGACATATGACAAAAGCAGTAAAGCAAATGAAACAACTAGAGAAACAACACGCAGATAAAGCCCTTCATTTGCGCATAAAGAACAGTAATAACCAGAAACACTTTAGAGATGAATTGTTACAATAGTTTATTATAGCTATAGCatatttgtatatatatataaactaAAGAAGGTAAAAAAG contains these protein-coding regions:
- the REH1 gene encoding Reh1p; amino-acid sequence: MSDTVMFTCNSCMIQFQSSDLQRHHMKTEWHRYNLKRRVAELPPISASLFAEKLQLSRREQERNQIDEFGFPLLKPVINSSGYKKKGRRLGRSKLNTLDDPYLQNRSQSPASSITSRVSRATFRSTDLEEDDFLLEHGFTTEDTASHYSDSDYTSDSETESIHTDPESFNPKECIYCGKISRELEMNVKHMFSKHGLYIPERSYLVDLEGLLKYLADIIIQNNECLCCSYQGSSIESIRAHMDAKRHCMLPYESKAERALVAQFYDFSSLENAEPATSENVEDIISDSEESKSNDRDDSINSNYALVRVDDSGVELQLDNGIKVGHRSMRRYYRQNTPLGNDIPDDRKTVVAADRRVSSLLASRHMTKAVKQMKQLEKQHADKALHLRIKNSNNQKHFRDELLQ